The DNA segment GGGTATCCGCTGGATCGGCACCTTCGGCCCGCGGGCGCCCGCCGAGCGGGTACCCGAGACCGCGCATGGCTCGACCGGCGGCGACGCGGTCGCCTCGTCCCCGGGCTTCCTCGGGTGGCTGTGGGAGCGCGTCAAGGAGACGGTGGGCCGCCCCCTGACCGTGCTCCGTCAGGCTCTCGCCCTCCCGGCGGGTGGTGTCCGGCGAGGCGACCTCCGGTACGAGATCGCGCTGCCGCGGGAGGACCTCGGGCACGGCGGCCGGTACCGGCTCACGGTCCAGCGCGCGGGCCGGACCGAGGAGCTCTTGGTCCGCATCCCGGCGGGAATTCGGGAGGGCACGCGGCTCCGGCTCCGGGGCAAGGGTGAGCTCGGACCCGCGGGAACACCCGGCGACCTCTTCCTCCACGTCCGCGTGAAGGCGTGAGCCGCGCGAGGCGCGGCGTCCGGATC comes from the Candidatus Methylomirabilota bacterium genome and includes:
- a CDS encoding DnaJ domain-containing protein; translated protein: MRVKTERDYYAILGVADTATEEEIKRAYRRLALRYHPDRNRGDKRAEDRFKEISEAYAVLMDPGRRREYDGLRQSRAQGDRAKGPGWREEDLFRDLFTDPRTASVFDELAREWTRMGLRFNEAFLRDVFFRGQGVIVIGPSGIRWIGTFGPRAPAERVPETAHGSTGGDAVASSPGFLGWLWERVKETVGRPLTVLRQALALPAGGVRRGDLRYEIALPREDLGHGGRYRLTVQRAGRTEELLVRIPAGIREGTRLRLRGKGELGPAGTPGDLFLHVRVKA